In bacterium, a single window of DNA contains:
- a CDS encoding pyrimidine/purine nucleoside phosphorylase, which translates to MLEVNEYFDGNVKSIGFQTETLPATVGVMAPGEYEFGTSQKETMTVVSGELVVKLPGENDFRAYPAGERFVVEANQSFQLKVAVATAYLCTYA; encoded by the coding sequence GTGCTCGAGGTGAACGAATATTTCGACGGCAACGTGAAGTCGATCGGCTTCCAGACCGAGACCCTCCCGGCGACCGTCGGCGTGATGGCACCCGGCGAGTACGAATTCGGGACGAGTCAGAAGGAGACGATGACCGTCGTCTCCGGCGAGCTCGTCGTGAAGCTTCCCGGCGAGAACGACTTTCGCGCCTATCCGGCGGGCGAGCGCTTCGTCGTCGAGGCGAACCAGTCGTTCCAGCTGAAGGTCGCCGTCGCGACGGCCTATCTCTGCACCTACGCGTAG
- a CDS encoding PEP-CTERM sorting domain-containing protein, whose amino-acid sequence MYTRLLFPILATIGLLLSAGGVSAAVIEATASSFTGDPLSVSVTIDDEADAGSLVITLSVDESESTADLRGFFAHVADESLLAGLSVSGASVGSATFAANDVINLRRGNNLNGGGSLCPCDLGLEIGSPGIGSDDIQSVTFTLSHATESLSTSFLSGQAFGVRATSVGTDGSREGSSKLVGVVPEPSTSLLLLMGLAGLAGSRRR is encoded by the coding sequence ATGTACACGCGACTTCTCTTCCCGATTCTGGCCACGATCGGCCTCCTGCTGAGCGCAGGAGGGGTTTCGGCCGCCGTGATCGAGGCGACGGCTTCCTCCTTCACGGGAGATCCGCTCTCGGTCTCCGTCACCATCGACGACGAAGCCGACGCCGGGAGCCTCGTGATCACGCTCTCGGTCGACGAGTCGGAATCGACCGCCGATCTGCGCGGTTTCTTCGCGCACGTCGCCGACGAGAGCCTGCTGGCGGGTCTGTCCGTGAGCGGCGCGAGCGTGGGCAGTGCGACGTTCGCAGCCAACGACGTGATCAATCTCCGGCGCGGCAACAACCTGAACGGCGGTGGGTCGCTCTGCCCATGCGATCTCGGCCTCGAGATCGGAAGCCCGGGAATCGGCTCCGATGACATCCAGTCCGTGACCTTCACGCTCTCGCACGCGACCGAGAGCTTGAGCACCTCCTTCCTGAGCGGACAGGCCTTCGGTGTGCGCGCGACGAGCGTCGGCACCGACGGCTCCCGCGAGGGTTCGTCGAAGCTGGTCGGGGTCGTCCCCGAGCCGTCGACGTCGCTGCTGCTGCTCATGGGGCTGGCCGGTCTGGCCGGATCACGCCGACGCTGA